The following are encoded together in the Pseudomonadota bacterium genome:
- a CDS encoding very short patch repair endonuclease, which produces MVDIVDRKTRSRMMAGIKGTDTKPELLVRKGLFKLGFRYRLHDKNLRGKPDIVFARLKAVIFVHGCFWHGHNCPLFKLPATRTDWWKGKIEQNRARDMRAQNELAALGWRQAVVWECALKGKHRRNPDEVIKELAMWLNGHERTYEARGSAI; this is translated from the coding sequence TTGGTTGATATCGTCGACAGAAAAACCCGCAGCCGCATGATGGCGGGTATTAAGGGGACGGATACAAAGCCCGAGCTATTAGTTCGAAAAGGTCTGTTTAAGCTGGGGTTTAGGTATCGACTACATGACAAAAATTTGCGCGGTAAGCCGGACATAGTTTTTGCGCGACTCAAGGCGGTGATATTTGTACACGGTTGCTTCTGGCACGGACACAATTGTCCGCTTTTCAAATTACCCGCTACTCGAACCGATTGGTGGAAAGGGAAGATTGAACAGAACCGAGCCCGTGATATGAGGGCCCAGAACGAATTGGCGGCTCTGGGATGGAGGCAGGCTGTTGTATGGGAATGTGCCCTTAAGGGAAAACACCGTCGCAATCCAGATGAGGTTATCAAAGAATTGGCAATGTGGTTAAATGGTCACGAACGGACATATGAAGCCCGAGGCTCCGCCATATGA
- a CDS encoding MvaI/BcnI family restriction endonuclease, with translation MIETIPALVGLLRSHGAHRFYAKRLSPNDNSKNQVYLGGDFSALNIIPHQKVYVDDGDIAGSKRDRAKAKILFSWVDEDVKHPAPYAQLILYPKYPEVRMSGFLRGCRDAPAAVMRNRDEGRVMFFGVTHAGEVLGYAVGRQHPLAREIHGSERLHENGVFLEIPSDFEAGNTKSQLLASLKRIYQKHWIQSKRLGPDNLPQPYKASNGGGYTLEAELGIPPNGHAKPDYLGWEIKQFGVEDFIKFRAKGAVTLMTPEPTGGLYRDVGVLEFMKRYAYPDPKGKPDRFNLGGTYRCTTRDFHHRTGLRLELHGYDTPTGIITDMTGGLVLSSRDGNVAAMWGFTKMMKHWNRKHAQVVYVPSLRKKSPPEYCFGPKVFICEQTDFTLFLKAVSDGIVYYQPGIKMERASEEKPAIKRRSQFRIKYSHVRQMYHEHAQIEL, from the coding sequence ATGATCGAGACAATACCCGCTCTCGTCGGCCTGTTACGTTCCCACGGTGCCCATCGGTTTTATGCGAAAAGGTTGTCGCCAAACGACAACTCGAAAAATCAGGTTTATCTGGGCGGGGACTTTTCAGCGCTTAACATAATTCCTCATCAGAAAGTGTATGTTGATGATGGCGATATCGCGGGCAGTAAACGAGATAGAGCAAAGGCTAAAATCTTGTTCTCATGGGTCGATGAAGATGTAAAGCATCCAGCGCCTTACGCTCAATTAATTCTTTATCCAAAATATCCTGAAGTACGAATGTCCGGGTTTCTTCGGGGATGCCGGGACGCTCCGGCAGCAGTCATGCGCAATCGAGACGAGGGACGTGTGATGTTCTTTGGGGTTACCCACGCCGGAGAAGTGCTGGGCTATGCGGTAGGGCGACAACATCCTCTTGCTCGCGAAATTCACGGTAGTGAACGCCTGCACGAAAACGGTGTATTCTTAGAAATTCCCTCAGACTTTGAGGCAGGTAATACTAAATCGCAATTACTAGCGTCCCTGAAAAGAATTTATCAAAAGCACTGGATACAATCAAAAAGGCTGGGACCGGACAATCTTCCACAACCTTATAAGGCCTCAAATGGAGGCGGGTACACTTTAGAAGCCGAATTGGGTATCCCACCGAATGGGCATGCTAAGCCTGATTATCTTGGCTGGGAGATAAAACAATTTGGAGTCGAAGACTTTATCAAATTTCGCGCCAAAGGCGCTGTTACGCTAATGACACCCGAACCAACTGGCGGCTTATATCGTGATGTCGGTGTATTGGAATTTATGAAACGCTACGCGTATCCGGACCCAAAAGGAAAACCAGATCGTTTCAATCTTGGAGGTACTTACAGGTGTACGACGCGAGACTTTCATCACCGAACAGGATTACGTCTTGAATTACACGGTTACGACACGCCGACCGGCATAATTACTGATATGACTGGCGGTCTCGTTCTGAGTTCACGAGACGGTAATGTCGCAGCAATGTGGGGCTTTACGAAAATGATGAAGCATTGGAATCGCAAACACGCCCAAGTCGTATACGTACCATCATTAAGAAAAAAATCACCCCCAGAGTATTGTTTTGGTCCTAAAGTTTTTATTTGTGAGCAAACTGATTTTACTCTTTTTTTAAAAGCTGTCTCCGACGGTATTGTCTACTATCAACCCGGAATAAAGATGGAGCGGGCCTCCGAAGAAAAACCGGCTATAAAGAGGCGTAGCCAATTTAGGATCAAATACTCTCATGTGAGGCAAATGTATCACGAACACGCCCAGATCGAACTCTAG
- a CDS encoding tetratricopeptide repeat protein, giving the protein MRATKVIQVITSIFSTCIFFAGTVAAQSGGDGRWKAVDYNGSSTFTAVIIVKDGKISEANLSTVCDPDVCKNDTWEESCEVDNFAINKPLTDTSLSCSDWRSMSGSVFGTMTTDGDDKNAGAANLRFLQERDFALFEAEAAKGDGKLSTREFAPRLAELVAKEEKRLADAAAKEKAAKAKKIRVAKEKAAKAKKIRMAEEKAAKAKKIRVAKEKAAKANAEKKKRNAVNAIKAPVDAKQYIADLRNFFKKHPDKVDAMKLAELFVPAQQDIDSGSFTKKGSNFGKLTVFMSRNKAFAAYRESEIKARAIIMEEQKRLALTKIVDGIKTIKLSISKNPLDPNSHSLTKLVKQYEKITGKEPLGTLKSSVLALGTSMTKLGVKPPFAHKVAKTPAAPVKKIDSDVTTNAPQPKAQKPEVAAAPTPTKKTAPTETAQKKAAAKEAAVKVSASAKSIKICLSGTKHSHSPIAGKCSASYEKGDYANAMREWKPLAEQGNASAQYNLSRMYFRGQGVRKHFKTAAKWNKLAAEQGLAAAQFSLGRWYQAKYKHKTALKWFTLAAEQAPLFQEKLGDMYASGKEKSVPKNYKTAVKWYKLAAEQGRANAQYSLGQMYAEGKGVPQNDKTAVKWYKLAAKQGNNFAQFSLGSLYQTKNKHKTAVKWYKLAAEQGFAPAQRQLSRLRYLQEQAEEEARKQEAKRAAEERAAARAKAIRMAEERAAKAKRIRMAKEKAARDKKIRMAKEQAAEDAKEENWLKNVYYQYMSIKNCYEIRKPYAIQYLNTQQMADAKVHIKNLEAWLTKKHNLKSDVEWGRADTQFQKELGKQFRTLKAIPDYNKQMDAFCKMQLNNLMGIQIPGKKKTMKKDF; this is encoded by the coding sequence ATGCGCGCAACTAAGGTAATCCAGGTTATCACCTCAATTTTTTCTACTTGTATATTTTTTGCTGGCACAGTAGCGGCACAGAGTGGCGGCGATGGTCGTTGGAAAGCAGTAGATTATAACGGAAGCTCAACGTTCACGGCTGTTATCATTGTCAAGGACGGAAAAATTAGTGAGGCCAACTTATCGACTGTTTGTGATCCAGATGTATGCAAAAATGATACTTGGGAGGAGTCGTGTGAAGTAGATAATTTTGCCATAAATAAGCCACTTACTGATACGTCACTTAGCTGCAGTGACTGGCGATCTATGTCAGGTAGTGTTTTTGGCACAATGACGACAGATGGCGATGATAAGAACGCAGGTGCTGCAAACTTGCGGTTCCTGCAAGAACGCGATTTCGCACTTTTTGAGGCGGAAGCTGCGAAGGGCGACGGTAAGCTAAGCACTCGTGAATTCGCACCGCGCTTGGCTGAATTGGTAGCGAAGGAAGAAAAGCGGCTGGCAGATGCCGCGGCAAAAGAGAAAGCGGCTAAAGCTAAGAAAATACGCGTGGCAAAAGAGAAAGCGGCTAAAGCTAAGAAAATACGCATGGCGGAAGAGAAAGCTGCTAAAGCTAAGAAAATACGCGTGGCAAAAGAGAAAGCCGCTAAAGCTAATGCCGAGAAGAAGAAGCGTAACGCGGTAAATGCGATCAAAGCCCCGGTTGATGCGAAGCAATATATCGCCGATCTTCGAAATTTCTTCAAGAAACACCCCGACAAAGTCGACGCCATGAAACTGGCCGAGTTATTTGTGCCTGCGCAACAGGACATAGATTCCGGTAGTTTTACGAAGAAGGGGTCTAATTTTGGCAAACTGACAGTATTCATGTCACGAAATAAAGCGTTTGCGGCTTATAGGGAGTCCGAGATCAAGGCTCGCGCAATTATAATGGAAGAGCAAAAAAGGCTTGCACTGACTAAGATTGTAGACGGGATCAAGACGATAAAGTTGAGTATCTCTAAAAATCCCTTGGACCCAAATTCTCATAGCCTGACCAAACTCGTAAAACAATATGAAAAGATTACAGGTAAGGAACCCCTGGGTACGCTGAAGAGCTCTGTTTTAGCTTTGGGTACCTCAATGACGAAACTTGGGGTGAAACCGCCGTTTGCCCACAAGGTCGCAAAAACGCCTGCCGCGCCCGTTAAGAAAATTGACTCTGATGTCACGACAAACGCACCTCAACCGAAAGCCCAAAAACCTGAGGTTGCCGCCGCGCCGACGCCAACAAAGAAAACAGCCCCTACCGAGACAGCGCAAAAAAAAGCGGCTGCTAAGGAAGCCGCTGTGAAAGTTAGTGCGAGTGCTAAGTCAATAAAGATTTGCCTTTCAGGGACGAAACATTCGCATTCGCCGATAGCGGGTAAATGCTCTGCTTCTTATGAAAAAGGTGACTACGCTAATGCTATGCGTGAATGGAAACCTTTAGCCGAACAGGGGAATGCCTCTGCCCAGTACAATCTGAGTCGAATGTATTTCAGAGGACAAGGTGTTCGAAAGCACTTTAAGACTGCTGCGAAATGGAACAAACTTGCTGCCGAACAGGGACTCGCCGCTGCCCAGTTCAGTCTGGGTAGGTGGTACCAAGCAAAATATAAACATAAGACTGCGTTGAAGTGGTTCACACTTGCTGCCGAACAGGCCCCCCTTTTCCAGGAAAAGTTGGGTGATATGTACGCAAGCGGAAAGGAAAAAAGTGTTCCAAAGAACTATAAGACTGCGGTGAAGTGGTACAAACTTGCTGCCGAACAAGGGAGAGCAAATGCCCAGTATTCTCTGGGTCAAATGTACGCCGAAGGAAAAGGTGTTCCACAGAACGATAAGACTGCCGTGAAGTGGTACAAACTTGCTGCGAAACAGGGGAATAACTTTGCCCAGTTCAGTCTGGGTAGTCTGTACCAAACAAAAAATAAACATAAGACTGCGGTGAAGTGGTACAAACTTGCTGCCGAACAGGGGTTTGCCCCAGCCCAGCGCCAATTGAGTAGGCTTCGTTATTTACAGGAACAAGCAGAAGAAGAAGCCCGAAAACAGGAAGCCAAGAGGGCGGCGGAAGAGAGAGCGGCCGCTAGAGCTAAAGCAATACGTATGGCGGAAGAGAGAGCCGCTAAGGCTAAGAGAATACGTATGGCGAAAGAGAAAGCCGCTCGAGATAAGAAAATACGTATGGCGAAAGAGCAAGCCGCTGAGGACGCAAAGGAGGAAAATTGGCTGAAGAATGTTTATTATCAGTACATGTCTATTAAAAACTGTTATGAAATTCGCAAACCGTATGCGATCCAATATCTGAATACACAACAGATGGCTGACGCTAAGGTCCACATTAAAAACTTAGAAGCCTGGCTCACAAAGAAACACAATCTTAAATCGGATGTAGAATGGGGCCGTGCAGATACCCAGTTCCAAAAAGAATTGGGCAAACAATTCCGGACGCTTAAGGCGATACCGGATTATAATAAACAAATGGATGCCTTCTGCAAAATGCAATTAAATAATCTCATGGGTATTCAGATCCCCGGCAAGAAAAAAACAATGAAAAAAGATTTCTAG
- a CDS encoding outer membrane beta-barrel protein, with the protein MPSLHLKWTSYLLAVAFMFGIAGNALAATNPMTLNDLSQIVLGLKKEVDRLSKENKTLSKKLERIETLRYAARTPSSAYQIGNSERLMKARLSKPVRVASLGTTRVAEKSSNKTKTKELENRITALEKKSHSEIRPYVRYDLAVGEAIFDAYRGTNNDTVGNPHFDSAFYPLSVGMGLQLNDSLRGDITFDYYVKDLQVARAGNEDKSLSNLFVLANAYYDFKPIWTISLDKRNFDISPYVGGGLGFSYFWGDTIRPMSDNYAHSLAVAAMAGVSIDLWEGLSADIGYRYAQLGFFEYYTMTNNALSDAHQDTRLQRHDFRMGLRYAF; encoded by the coding sequence ATGCCTTCACTTCATTTAAAATGGACTTCTTACTTATTGGCTGTAGCCTTTATGTTCGGGATTGCCGGAAATGCATTGGCGGCAACCAATCCGATGACGCTCAACGATCTCAGTCAGATCGTGCTTGGATTAAAGAAGGAAGTGGACCGGCTGAGTAAAGAAAACAAAACACTGTCCAAAAAGCTGGAACGGATTGAGACCTTAAGATACGCAGCACGTACCCCGTCGTCGGCGTATCAGATCGGTAATTCAGAAAGGCTTATGAAGGCACGTCTTTCGAAACCAGTGAGAGTAGCGTCCTTGGGTACAACGCGTGTTGCAGAAAAAAGCTCCAACAAAACGAAGACAAAAGAATTAGAAAACCGTATCACTGCTTTGGAAAAGAAATCGCATTCCGAGATCAGGCCTTATGTGCGGTATGATTTGGCGGTGGGGGAAGCTATCTTCGATGCATACCGAGGTACTAACAATGATACCGTTGGTAATCCCCATTTCGACAGCGCATTTTACCCATTAAGCGTCGGAATGGGATTGCAGCTTAATGACTCTTTACGGGGTGATATTACATTCGATTATTACGTAAAGGATCTACAAGTCGCGCGTGCGGGGAATGAAGACAAAAGTTTGTCTAACTTGTTTGTCTTGGCCAATGCGTACTACGATTTTAAACCTATTTGGACGATTTCCTTAGATAAGCGTAACTTTGATATTTCCCCCTATGTGGGTGGAGGCTTGGGTTTTTCCTATTTTTGGGGTGATACGATCCGGCCCATGTCAGACAACTATGCTCATTCACTAGCCGTGGCTGCCATGGCCGGCGTCAGCATAGATTTATGGGAAGGATTGTCAGCAGACATAGGGTACAGGTATGCACAACTTGGTTTTTTTGAATATTATACGATGACGAACAATGCCCTTAGTGACGCGCATCAAGATACTCGCTTGCAACGCCACGACTTCCGGATGGGTCTGAGATACGCGTTCTAA